One Streptomyces sp. NBC_00223 genomic window carries:
- a CDS encoding HAD-IA family hydrolase, producing the protein MPSLPPARLSASALLLDMDGTLVNSDAVVERCWTRWAERHGLAPAAVLKVVHGRQGHATMAALLPQRPMAENHAENALMLAEETADIEGVVPVPGAPAFLAALQGHPHALVTSASEGLAVTRMRAAGLPLPSVLVTAERVSASKPDPEGFLKGAAELGFAPEQCLVFEDAEVGIAAARAAGMRVIGVGPRAAAHGPTAHVDSLEQVRVEAAPEGGLLVTIG; encoded by the coding sequence ATGCCGTCCCTCCCGCCCGCACGCCTGAGCGCGAGCGCCCTGCTGCTCGACATGGACGGCACCCTCGTCAACTCCGACGCGGTCGTCGAGCGCTGCTGGACCCGCTGGGCCGAGCGCCACGGCCTCGCGCCCGCCGCCGTGCTGAAGGTCGTGCACGGCAGGCAGGGCCACGCCACGATGGCCGCCCTCCTCCCGCAGCGCCCGATGGCGGAGAACCACGCGGAGAACGCGCTGATGCTCGCCGAGGAGACCGCCGACATCGAAGGCGTCGTCCCCGTACCCGGCGCCCCCGCCTTCCTCGCCGCCCTGCAAGGGCACCCGCACGCGCTGGTGACCTCCGCGAGCGAGGGGCTGGCCGTGACCCGGATGCGCGCCGCCGGGCTGCCGCTGCCGTCCGTGCTGGTGACCGCCGAGCGGGTCAGCGCGAGCAAGCCCGACCCCGAGGGCTTCCTCAAGGGCGCCGCCGAGCTGGGCTTCGCCCCCGAACAGTGCCTGGTCTTCGAGGACGCCGAGGTCGGTATCGCCGCCGCCAGGGCCGCCGGGATGCGGGTGATCGGCGTCGGCCCCCGCGCCGCCGCGCACGGCCCGACCGCGCACGTCGACTCCCTGGAGCAGGTACGGGTGGAGGCCGCCCCGGAAGGCGGCCTCCTCGTCACGATCGGCTGA
- a CDS encoding TMEM165/GDT1 family protein: protein MFSITVTAVVFGVIFLAELPDKTALAGLMLGTRYRASYVFCGVAAAFAVHVALAIAAGSLLTLLPHRWVQGVVGVLFLAGAVMLLLAKGDEDEKVRAPADQSFWKVAGTGFMLILVAEFGDLTQIMTANLAARYDNPISVGIGAVLGLWAVGALGIFGGQLLMKRVPLRLITKVAAAVMVVLAGFSLYEAAAG, encoded by the coding sequence GTGTTCAGCATCACCGTCACAGCCGTCGTCTTCGGCGTGATCTTCCTGGCCGAACTCCCCGACAAGACCGCCCTGGCCGGGCTCATGCTCGGCACCCGCTACCGCGCGTCCTACGTCTTCTGCGGGGTCGCGGCCGCCTTCGCCGTCCATGTCGCGCTCGCCATCGCCGCGGGCAGCCTGCTCACCCTGCTCCCGCACCGCTGGGTGCAGGGGGTGGTGGGCGTGCTCTTCCTGGCGGGCGCGGTGATGCTGCTGCTGGCCAAGGGCGACGAGGACGAGAAGGTACGGGCCCCCGCCGACCAGAGCTTCTGGAAGGTCGCGGGAACGGGCTTCATGCTGATCCTGGTCGCCGAGTTCGGCGATCTGACCCAGATCATGACCGCGAACCTGGCCGCCCGTTACGACAACCCGATCTCGGTCGGCATCGGCGCGGTCCTGGGCCTGTGGGCGGTCGGGGCGCTGGGCATCTTCGGCGGGCAGCTGCTGATGAAGCGGGTGCCGTTGCGGCTGATCACGAAGGTCGCGGCGGCGGTGATGGTCGTACTGGCCGGGTTCAGCCTGTACGAGGCCGCGGCGGGCTGA
- a CDS encoding DedA family protein, whose product MLQGLGSLFDWPWIYALVALSVLLDVFVPVLPSGVLVISAATAGSAGSGTGDILDILVLLACAATASCAGDVLAYRLAWRGGEWFDRRVANSRRLSTAHERLGQVLIGGGGAFVVLARFAPAGRSVVSLAAGTSRRRPRDFLPWSALAGVCWATYSVGLGWIGGKWLGASWFGTLMSLVALLGAGAFAGLVFRRERRLAMKAASFAAVPLTIPPQGTPPDRGSVIEAL is encoded by the coding sequence GTGCTGCAAGGCCTGGGCTCCCTGTTCGACTGGCCGTGGATCTACGCCCTCGTCGCGCTCTCCGTGCTCCTTGACGTCTTCGTCCCGGTCCTGCCCAGCGGTGTGCTGGTGATCAGCGCCGCCACCGCCGGTTCCGCCGGTTCCGGCACCGGTGACATCCTCGACATTCTCGTGCTGCTGGCGTGCGCGGCCACCGCGTCCTGCGCCGGGGACGTCCTCGCGTACCGGCTGGCCTGGCGCGGCGGCGAGTGGTTCGACCGCAGGGTGGCGAACTCACGGCGGCTGTCGACCGCTCACGAACGGCTCGGCCAGGTGCTGATCGGCGGTGGCGGCGCCTTCGTGGTGCTGGCCCGCTTCGCGCCCGCCGGACGCAGCGTCGTCAGCCTCGCCGCGGGCACGTCCCGGCGCCGGCCGCGGGACTTCCTGCCCTGGTCCGCGCTGGCCGGGGTGTGCTGGGCGACGTACAGCGTCGGCCTGGGCTGGATAGGCGGCAAGTGGCTCGGTGCCAGCTGGTTCGGCACCCTGATGTCGCTGGTGGCGCTGCTGGGCGCGGGTGCCTTCGCCGGGCTCGTCTTCCGGCGGGAGCGCCGGCTGGCCATGAAGGCGGCGTCCTTCGCGGCCGTGCCGCTGACGATTCCGCCGCAGGGGACGCCGCCGGACCGCGGTTCGGTCATCGAGGCGCTCTGA
- a CDS encoding ABC transporter permease codes for MPVASASLLPVDRTLGVVLAVLLVAGTGIAAYARLADTHEKYARGIATAGVRAAVQLAAVSALIGWVVRHQAALLGFVALMYGVASWTAGRRITRNATWRWVAVPVGAGALPVVALLVLTGLVPVNGIALIPVAGILIGGGLTATVLGGRRALEELAGRAGEVEAAMALGFTDRDARMEIARPAASGALIPGLDQTRTVGLVTLPGAFVGMLLGGASPITAGAVQFFVLIALMAVQAVSVSVVLELVARGRITRTT; via the coding sequence GTGCCCGTCGCGTCCGCCTCCCTGCTGCCCGTCGACCGCACGCTGGGAGTCGTCCTGGCGGTGCTGCTGGTCGCGGGGACCGGGATCGCCGCGTACGCCCGGCTCGCCGACACGCACGAGAAGTACGCCCGCGGCATCGCCACCGCCGGTGTCCGGGCCGCCGTACAACTCGCCGCGGTCTCCGCGCTCATCGGCTGGGTCGTGCGCCACCAGGCGGCCCTGCTGGGCTTCGTGGCCCTCATGTACGGCGTCGCGTCCTGGACCGCGGGCCGCCGGATCACCCGCAACGCCACCTGGCGGTGGGTGGCCGTACCGGTCGGGGCGGGCGCGCTGCCGGTGGTGGCGCTGCTGGTGCTGACCGGTCTGGTGCCGGTGAACGGGATCGCGCTGATCCCGGTCGCCGGCATCCTCATCGGCGGCGGGCTGACCGCGACCGTGCTCGGCGGGCGCCGGGCCCTGGAGGAGCTGGCCGGGCGGGCGGGGGAGGTCGAGGCCGCGATGGCGCTCGGCTTCACCGACCGGGACGCGCGGATGGAGATCGCCCGGCCCGCGGCGTCCGGCGCGCTGATCCCGGGGCTCGACCAGACCAGGACGGTGGGGCTGGTCACACTGCCGGGCGCCTTCGTCGGCATGCTGCTCGGCGGGGCGAGCCCGATCACGGCCGGGGCCGTGCAGTTCTTCGTGCTCATCGCGCTGATGGCCGTCCAGGCGGTGTCGGTGTCCGTGGTGCTCGAACTGGTCGCCCGTGGCCGGATCACCCGGACGACGTAG